A window from Lachnoanaerobaculum umeaense encodes these proteins:
- a CDS encoding RNA degradosome polyphosphate kinase, giving the protein MEKFDNVEYFTNRELSWLKFNIRVLNEAEDDDVKLFERLKFLSITSSNLDEFFMVRIASLKDMVEADYKKKDISGMSADKQLNLLAKETHNFVKKQYEIYNKSLLPLLKKENLYIISHDDLLEAHEKKFISEYFDEFVYPVLTPMAVDASRPFPLVRNKTLNIAALIRKRKDESSKKKKKDVYLGNVDGDMDFAMVQVPSVLPRIVEIPSESDERKIIYLEDIIEKNIDKLFLNYEVISAATFRVMRNAEFKLDEDEALDLLEEIKKKLKKRQWGEAIRLEVEERMDTSLLQFLKSELNIEEEDIFRINGPLDLTAMMKIYSLDGFDRLKDKKHIPVMNSRLVDCEDIFDEIKKKDILLSHPYESFDPVIEFVSKAAADKNVLAIKQTLYRVSGNSPIIIALANAADNGKQVTVLVELKARFDEENNINWARMLEKAGCHVIYGLVGLKTHSKITLVVRREEDGIRRYVHLGTGNYNDSTAKLYTDLGMFTARESYGEDATAVFNMLSGYSEPPFWKRFVVAPLWMKDIFLRKISKCEEAAKAGSDVRIIAKMNSLSDKDIICALYAASCAGVKIDLIVRGICCLKVGIKGVSENITVRSIVGTFLEHARIFDFRIDNDEEIFLGSADWMNRNLEKRVEIVFPVADEDIIKSIRHYLDVELEDNVKASILLPDNSYEKVKRAGNAKKNSQAIFIKEANQIYDAAIKVNKIEDNRTFVPLQGE; this is encoded by the coding sequence ATGGAAAAGTTTGACAATGTAGAATACTTTACCAACAGGGAACTTTCCTGGCTAAAATTCAATATAAGAGTATTGAATGAGGCGGAGGATGATGATGTAAAACTTTTTGAGAGATTGAAATTTCTTAGTATTACATCATCAAATTTGGATGAATTTTTTATGGTAAGAATTGCTTCTCTAAAGGATATGGTGGAGGCAGACTATAAGAAAAAAGATATTTCCGGAATGAGTGCCGATAAGCAGTTAAATTTATTAGCAAAAGAGACACACAATTTTGTAAAAAAACAGTATGAAATTTATAATAAATCTCTGCTTCCTTTGTTAAAAAAGGAAAATTTATATATAATAAGCCATGATGATTTATTGGAAGCACATGAAAAGAAATTTATAAGTGAATACTTTGATGAGTTTGTATATCCGGTACTTACTCCGATGGCAGTGGATGCATCCAGACCTTTTCCATTAGTACGAAACAAGACATTAAATATAGCAGCACTTATAAGGAAAAGGAAAGACGAGAGTTCAAAGAAAAAGAAAAAAGATGTATATCTTGGAAATGTTGATGGAGATATGGATTTTGCAATGGTACAGGTGCCGTCAGTACTTCCAAGAATAGTAGAGATTCCAAGTGAGTCAGATGAAAGAAAGATAATATATCTCGAAGATATTATAGAAAAAAATATTGATAAGCTATTCTTAAACTATGAAGTGATTTCTGCTGCAACCTTTAGAGTAATGAGAAATGCTGAATTTAAGCTAGACGAAGATGAAGCACTGGATCTTTTAGAGGAAATAAAGAAAAAACTTAAGAAAAGGCAGTGGGGTGAGGCCATCAGACTTGAGGTTGAGGAGAGAATGGACACCAGCCTTTTACAATTCTTGAAAAGTGAGCTTAATATTGAAGAAGAGGATATTTTTAGAATAAATGGTCCCCTTGATCTTACAGCGATGATGAAAATATATTCTCTGGACGGTTTTGACAGATTAAAGGATAAAAAGCATATTCCTGTAATGAATTCAAGACTTGTAGATTGTGAGGATATTTTTGATGAAATAAAAAAGAAGGATATATTACTTTCACATCCATATGAAAGTTTTGATCCGGTAATAGAATTTGTGTCAAAAGCAGCTGCTGACAAAAATGTACTAGCTATTAAGCAGACTTTGTATAGAGTAAGTGGAAATTCTCCTATAATAATAGCACTTGCAAACGCTGCCGATAATGGTAAGCAAGTTACAGTTTTAGTGGAACTTAAGGCAAGATTTGATGAGGAGAATAATATTAACTGGGCTAGAATGCTTGAAAAGGCAGGTTGTCATGTAATCTATGGATTGGTTGGATTAAAGACTCACTCAAAAATAACTTTGGTAGTAAGGAGAGAAGAGGACGGTATTAGAAGATATGTACATCTTGGTACAGGAAATTATAATGATTCTACAGCAAAACTTTATACCGATTTGGGTATGTTCACAGCCAGAGAAAGCTATGGTGAAGATGCTACAGCAGTCTTTAATATGTTAAGTGGATATTCTGAACCTCCATTTTGGAAGAGATTTGTAGTAGCACCTCTTTGGATGAAGGATATATTCTTAAGAAAGATAAGCAAATGTGAGGAGGCAGCAAAGGCCGGATCAGATGTTAGAATAATTGCAAAAATGAATTCACTTTCGGATAAGGATATTATATGTGCCCTATATGCTGCAAGTTGTGCAGGTGTAAAGATAGACTTGATAGTTAGAGGCATCTGTTGTTTGAAAGTTGGAATAAAGGGAGTATCTGAGAATATTACAGTTAGATCTATAGTTGGAACATTCTTAGAGCATGCCAGAATATTTGATTTTCGTATAGATAATGATGAGGAGATCTTCCTTGGCAGTGCTGATTGGATGAACAGAAATCTTGAAAAGAGAGTGGAGATAGTTTTCCCGGTAGCGGATGAGGATATAATAAAGAGCATAAGACATTATCTGGATGTTGAGCTTGAAGATAATGTAAAGGCGTCTATACTCTTACCTGACAATAGTTATGAGAAGGTGAAGAGAGCCGGAAATGCAAAGAAAAACTCACAAGCAATCTTTATTAAAGAGGCAAATCAGATATATGATGCCGCTATAAAAGTAAATAAAATAGAAGATAATAGGACCTTTGTACCATTACAAGGGGAATAG
- a CDS encoding NusG domain II-containing protein, with amino-acid sequence MKLKRNDIYLIMAVIIIGVVASLYIYMNKKPSGMAVLKYGNNQSMDIELSKDRRIDLESNGIEIHLDIKDGAIAFIHSECPDHICERFGYIKNIGESAICLPAQASVTIISE; translated from the coding sequence ATGAAGTTAAAACGAAATGATATATATCTGATAATGGCCGTTATTATTATAGGTGTTGTTGCCAGCTTGTACATTTATATGAATAAGAAGCCAAGTGGTATGGCAGTATTAAAATATGGTAATAATCAAAGCATGGATATAGAATTGTCAAAGGATAGAAGAATAGATTTGGAAAGTAATGGTATAGAGATACACTTGGATATAAAAGATGGTGCTATTGCTTTCATTCATAGTGAATGTCCGGATCATATTTGTGAGAGATTCGGTTATATAAAAAATATAGGGGAATCAGCAATATGTCTGCCGGCACAGGCTTCAGTCACAATTATCAGTGAATAG
- the srtB gene encoding class B sortase produces the protein MNKKILLPIFVFAVLLILISIGLSKVGKKSYKPEISMEVTTTTQVETTTQAPTKAYEVDENYKRKIDFESLKAINSDVIAWLYIPGTVIDYPVLWKEYDIDYYLHRDINHKESYYSVYMDGYSNTDFSTLNNIIYGHHMKDGTMFTDITKFKDENFFKEHRMIYIYTPQKTYRLKTFAALYSDAAPERRQTYFDDMNYFHDYVDRMTKECSYRDIPTTGIDKIWSFITCSYEGDNTRTILYAYELNDDDEPQRYDISTIDFGEDHR, from the coding sequence ATGAATAAGAAAATTTTATTGCCAATTTTTGTTTTCGCAGTGCTTCTTATATTGATTTCTATAGGGCTTTCAAAAGTTGGAAAGAAATCATATAAACCTGAAATCAGTATGGAAGTTACTACTACTACACAAGTAGAAACCACAACTCAGGCACCCACAAAAGCATATGAAGTAGATGAAAATTATAAAAGAAAAATAGATTTTGAATCCCTTAAGGCTATCAATTCAGATGTAATTGCCTGGTTATATATACCAGGTACTGTCATTGATTATCCTGTATTATGGAAAGAATATGATATAGACTATTATCTACATCGTGATATTAACCATAAAGAATCTTATTACTCTGTCTATATGGATGGATATAGTAATACAGATTTTTCAACACTTAATAATATTATTTATGGACATCATATGAAAGATGGTACTATGTTTACCGATATCACAAAATTTAAAGATGAAAATTTCTTTAAAGAACATAGAATGATATATATTTATACACCTCAAAAGACATACAGGTTGAAAACTTTTGCGGCACTTTACTCTGATGCTGCACCTGAAAGAAGGCAGACTTATTTTGATGATATGAATTATTTTCATGACTATGTTGATAGAATGACTAAGGAATGTAGCTATAGAGATATACCTACTACAGGTATAGATAAAATATGGTCATTTATTACCTGCTCTTACGAGGGAGATAACACAAGAACGATACTATATGCGTATGAATTAAATGATGATGACGAACCACAAAGATATGATATTTCTACTATTGATTTTGGTGAGGATCACAGATAA
- a CDS encoding pyridoxal phosphate-dependent aminotransferase, with product MVSKKMLDLGNIRSGIRDIYEYGTKLAEKIGVENVLDFSLGNPSTPAPREVENTIRHIVTELSPKDYNSYTSAPGDKNSRLAVAKNLNARFGTDYDENNIFLTCGAAASLNIIFKAIIESEEDEIIVNTPYFPDYKVFIEGQGAKFVLAKCSDDLTLDIAELEKRINVNTKAVLINSPNNPSGIIYPKENIEDLVKMLNRKQKEYAHPIFLISDEPYREVVFEEESPEFLPNLYNNTLVAYSWSKSLSLPGERIGYILVPKKAIDYTDIFAAISGSARVLGYVCAPSLFQKVIKECVGVKPNIDVYRTNRNILYSALIEMGYVVPNPSGAFYMFIKSPNSDGRDFCERAKNYNMLLVPGEGFGMKEYARLSFCVDTQKVEKSINIFRILMDEYNKNN from the coding sequence ATGGTTTCAAAAAAGATGTTAGACCTTGGGAATATAAGGTCAGGTATAAGGGATATATATGAGTATGGAACTAAACTTGCAGAAAAAATAGGTGTGGAGAATGTACTTGATTTCAGTCTTGGAAATCCTAGTACTCCGGCACCGAGGGAAGTTGAAAATACTATAAGGCATATAGTTACAGAGCTTTCTCCAAAGGATTATAATAGTTATACTTCAGCACCCGGAGATAAAAATAGTAGACTTGCAGTTGCAAAAAATTTAAACGCTCGTTTCGGTACAGACTATGACGAAAATAATATCTTCTTAACTTGTGGTGCAGCAGCTTCTTTGAATATTATATTTAAAGCTATTATCGAGTCAGAGGAAGATGAGATAATAGTGAACACACCATATTTTCCGGATTATAAGGTGTTTATAGAAGGGCAGGGAGCAAAGTTTGTATTAGCAAAATGCAGTGATGATCTGACTCTTGATATAGCTGAACTTGAAAAAAGAATAAATGTAAATACAAAGGCTGTACTCATAAATTCTCCAAATAACCCGTCAGGGATAATATATCCTAAAGAGAATATAGAAGATTTGGTAAAGATGTTAAATAGAAAGCAGAAGGAGTATGCTCACCCGATTTTCCTTATAAGTGATGAACCGTATAGAGAAGTTGTTTTTGAAGAAGAAAGTCCGGAGTTTTTGCCAAATTTATATAATAATACTTTGGTGGCATATTCTTGGTCAAAATCACTTTCACTTCCGGGAGAGAGAATAGGATATATACTCGTGCCGAAAAAAGCGATAGATTATACAGATATATTTGCAGCTATAAGCGGATCTGCAAGAGTACTTGGATATGTATGTGCACCGTCACTATTTCAAAAGGTTATAAAGGAGTGTGTGGGAGTTAAGCCAAATATTGATGTATATAGAACTAATAGAAATATTTTATATAGTGCATTGATAGAGATGGGGTATGTTGTACCAAATCCAAGCGGAGCATTCTATATGTTTATCAAATCACCAAATAGTGATGGGAGAGATTTTTGCGAGAGAGCAAAAAATTACAATATGCTCCTTGTACCCGGAGAGGGCTTTGGAATGAAGGAATATGCCAGACTATCATTTTGTGTAGATACTCAAAAGGTGGAAAAATCAATAAATATATTTAGAATACTTATGGATGAGTATAATAAAAATAATTGA
- the argH gene encoding argininosuccinate lyase, which produces MKLWGGRFTKETNKLVENFNESLSFDNRFYKQDIRGSIAHVKMLAKQSILTDEERDRIINGLLSIEKDIDNGVLKFDDGSEDIHSYIEAHLIERIGDTGKKLHTGRSRNDQVALDMKLYVRDEIDVLKDLLYELLGEVLRIMEENKSTYMPGFTHLQKAQPTTLAHHFGAYFEMFIRDYDRLCSTRKRMNLSPLGSGAFAGTTYDLDRDYVARLLDFDMATRNSMDSVSDRDYLLELLADLSILSMHLSRLSEEIIIWNTDEYRFVEMDDTYSTGSSIMPQKKNPDIAELIRGKSGRVYGSLISLLTTMKGLPLAYNKDMQEDKEMSFDTIDTVKSLIKLMSGMLSSMKFNNEKMAGSAKGGFTNATDAADYLVKKNVAFRDAHEIVGRLVLYGIENKKALDDFSIEEFKKISEYFDQDIYEAISLKTCVEKRNTKGAPGLKAITEEIEASKRILESLR; this is translated from the coding sequence ATGAAACTTTGGGGTGGAAGATTTACAAAGGAAACAAATAAGCTGGTTGAAAATTTTAATGAATCACTTTCATTTGACAATCGATTTTACAAACAGGATATAAGAGGCAGTATTGCTCATGTAAAAATGCTGGCAAAGCAAAGCATACTTACAGATGAGGAAAGAGACAGAATTATTAATGGGCTTTTATCTATTGAGAAAGATATTGACAATGGTGTATTAAAATTTGATGACGGCTCTGAGGATATACATTCATATATAGAAGCTCATCTGATTGAAAGAATAGGTGATACAGGAAAGAAGCTTCATACCGGAAGAAGCAGAAATGACCAAGTTGCACTCGATATGAAGCTGTATGTAAGAGATGAGATAGATGTATTAAAGGACTTATTATATGAATTACTTGGTGAGGTACTTCGTATAATGGAAGAAAATAAGTCTACATATATGCCGGGATTTACACATCTACAAAAGGCACAGCCTACTACATTGGCACATCACTTCGGTGCATATTTTGAAATGTTTATCAGAGATTATGATAGGCTTTGTTCAACAAGAAAGAGGATGAATCTTTCACCATTGGGTTCAGGAGCTTTTGCCGGTACTACTTATGATCTGGACAGAGATTATGTTGCAAGACTTTTGGATTTTGATATGGCTACCAGAAATAGTATGGATTCAGTAAGTGACAGAGATTATCTACTTGAGCTTTTAGCTGATCTTTCTATACTTTCAATGCACCTTAGTAGACTTTCAGAGGAAATTATCATATGGAATACTGATGAGTACAGATTTGTAGAAATGGATGATACTTATTCGACAGGTTCATCTATAATGCCACAGAAGAAAAATCCTGATATTGCAGAACTTATAAGAGGAAAAAGTGGAAGAGTATATGGAAGCCTTATATCACTTCTTACTACGATGAAAGGATTGCCTCTTGCCTATAATAAGGATATGCAAGAGGACAAGGAAATGTCATTTGATACTATAGATACAGTAAAGAGTCTGATAAAATTGATGAGTGGAATGCTATCAAGTATGAAATTTAACAATGAGAAAATGGCAGGTAGTGCAAAAGGTGGATTTACAAATGCTACAGATGCAGCGGATTACCTTGTAAAGAAGAATGTAGCCTTTAGGGATGCCCATGAAATAGTAGGTAGACTGGTGCTTTATGGCATAGAGAATAAAAAAGCGTTGGATGATTTTTCTATAGAGGAGTTTAAAAAAATTTCAGAATATTTTGATCAAGATATTTATGAGGCTATTTCTTTAAAGACTTGCGTAGAAAAGAGAAATACAAAGGGAGCTCCAGGGCTTAAAGCAATCACAGAAGAGATAGAGGCATCAAAGAGGATTTTGGAGTCACTAAGATAA
- the ilvC gene encoding ketol-acid reductoisomerase — protein sequence MSKIYYQEDCNLSMLEGKTIAIIGYGSQGHAHALNLKESGCNVIVGLYEGSKSWAKAESQGLTVYTAAEATKKADIIMILINDELQADLYKNDIEPNLEAGNMLMFAHGFNVHFGCIKAPKDVDVAMIAPKAPGHTVRSEYLEGKGTPCLVAIEQDATGKALEIALAYGAGIGGARAGLLETTFRTETETDLFGEQAVLCGGVCALMQAGFETLCEAGYDPRNAYFECIHEMKLIVDLIYQSGFEGMRYSISNTAEYGDYITGPKIITEDTKKAMKKILTDIQDGTFAKDFLLDMSNAGRQVHFKAMRKLAAEHPSEKVGAEIRKLYSWNNDAEKLINN from the coding sequence ATGTCTAAAATTTATTATCAAGAAGACTGTAATCTTTCAATGCTTGAGGGTAAGACTATCGCTATCATAGGTTATGGTAGCCAGGGTCATGCACATGCATTGAATTTAAAGGAAAGTGGATGTAATGTAATCGTTGGTCTGTATGAAGGCAGCAAGTCATGGGCTAAGGCTGAGTCTCAGGGACTTACAGTTTATACAGCTGCAGAAGCAACAAAGAAAGCTGATATTATTATGATTCTTATCAATGATGAGCTCCAGGCTGATTTATATAAGAATGATATCGAACCAAACCTTGAGGCAGGAAATATGCTTATGTTTGCTCATGGTTTCAATGTGCATTTTGGCTGTATCAAAGCACCTAAGGATGTTGATGTTGCAATGATAGCTCCAAAAGCTCCAGGACATACAGTTCGTTCAGAGTATCTTGAGGGTAAGGGAACACCTTGTCTTGTTGCTATAGAGCAGGATGCTACAGGTAAAGCTCTTGAGATTGCACTTGCTTATGGTGCAGGTATCGGTGGTGCCAGAGCCGGGCTTCTTGAGACTACATTCCGTACAGAGACTGAGACTGACCTTTTCGGTGAGCAAGCAGTACTTTGCGGTGGTGTTTGTGCACTTATGCAGGCAGGTTTTGAGACTCTTTGTGAAGCAGGATATGACCCAAGAAATGCATACTTTGAGTGTATTCATGAGATGAAGCTTATTGTAGATCTTATCTATCAGTCAGGATTTGAAGGAATGAGATATTCTATTTCAAATACAGCTGAGTATGGTGACTATATAACAGGACCAAAGATCATTACTGAGGATACAAAGAAGGCCATGAAGAAGATCCTTACAGACATCCAGGATGGTACTTTTGCTAAGGACTTCTTACTTGATATGTCTAATGCAGGTCGTCAGGTTCATTTTAAAGCTATGAGAAAACTTGCAGCTGAGCATCCATCTGAGAAGGTTGGTGCAGAGATCAGAAAGCTCTATAGCTGGAACAATGATGCCGAGAAGCTTATCAACAACTAA
- the ilvN gene encoding acetolactate synthase small subunit, which translates to MRRVFSLIVDNSVGVLSRVSGLFSRRGYNIDSLTVGQTADPRFSRMTVVSIGDEDTLDQIVKQLRKLEDVRDIKVLEEGKSVFREIVMIKVKANASQRQDIAALCDIFRATIVDVAKYCLTVMLTGDNSKLQALSNLLSDYEILELARTGLTALSRGSEDVVVFNEDLI; encoded by the coding sequence ATGAGACGAGTATTTTCACTTATTGTAGACAATTCTGTAGGTGTTTTAAGTCGTGTGTCAGGTCTTTTTTCAAGGAGAGGTTATAATATTGACTCTCTCACTGTTGGACAAACTGCTGACCCACGTTTTTCAAGAATGACTGTTGTTTCTATTGGTGATGAAGACACACTTGATCAGATAGTAAAACAGCTTAGAAAACTTGAAGATGTAAGAGATATCAAGGTTTTAGAGGAAGGCAAGAGTGTTTTCCGTGAAATTGTAATGATAAAAGTAAAGGCTAATGCCTCACAAAGACAGGATATAGCTGCCCTTTGTGATATTTTTAGAGCCACTATCGTTGATGTAGCAAAATATTGTTTGACAGTTATGCTTACAGGTGATAATTCAAAACTTCAGGCACTTTCAAATCTTCTATCTGATTATGAGATATTGGAATTAGCCAGAACCGGACTTACTGCTCTTTCAAGAGGTAGTGAGGATGTCGTTGTTTTCAACGAAGATTTAATTTAA
- a CDS encoding YfhO family protein gives MEDFNLEIDEDSILSRRMVLILSFAIPVFIMLLIFVQRGIFPFGDESFLRTDMYHQYAPFFSEFKYKLSHGGSILYSWNLGMGINFSALYAYYLSSPMNWLIILCPQSLIIEFMTYMIVIKIGLCGLAFTYYLSKHVTNKKSGILFFGIFYALSGYMAAYSWNIMWLDCIAIFPIVCLGIEKLVKKGNGLLYAFSLGVCILSNYYISIMICLFMVIYFIVLHVIERNNTFKNFLISSVQFGVYSLLAGGLSAIVLLPEIYALKLTASSDFDFPTTFNSYFSIYDMIARHMANVQVETGLDHWPNIYCGVGVFVFFILYLLNKKISNKEKASYVSLLVFFLAGFSINVLNYIWHGLHYPNSLPARQSFIYIFLVLFICARAYDNIKSNTTKDLGTAFGISMMYILLAQKIVNNEDFHFAVFYVAMFFTGVYSLILYLHIKKRLSNVSLFLIALAFVVVESSVNTSLTSVTTINRSDYIKDNKDVRTLLSKLPMDDFYRIDKVNRKTKDDGAWMNFRTVSVFSSTANASVTDLFEKIGNESSMNAYSITGETPLIDMLFAVKYGIYTGESNNKNISLIDVSGNSYLYENPYTLPLGYMVDERFTDQWNLELGDPIDVQNDLAAVYGLPDIFEQIETIQDYSAVNFETDIDGEYYAYVGNPKVDEVEFTYDDGNNTKSFKNVKRHYILELGYLEGEKSGRIVNTDGDDSIDTRVYRINYDSLKKLYYILNKNPLYLTYISDTKLVGNVHTVEGTTLFTTIPYEEGWSVYVDGQKEEKIKLLGAFIGVELEKGQHEIEFKYLSSGTFSGILISVFSLAILLLIYLFIKVKNNDFKLFKLKKEQGLREDEIEEIDLDSVNTTNDGDGAKEIDNGNIETDNGNIETTEEVNDNNSQNETVDNKTVD, from the coding sequence ATGGAAGATTTTAATTTAGAAATAGATGAAGATAGTATATTAAGTAGAAGAATGGTACTAATACTATCTTTTGCAATACCGGTTTTTATAATGCTCCTCATATTTGTTCAAAGAGGAATATTTCCCTTTGGAGATGAGAGTTTTTTAAGAACTGATATGTATCATCAGTATGCACCGTTTTTTTCAGAGTTTAAGTATAAACTTAGTCATGGAGGATCGATTCTTTACAGCTGGAATTTGGGAATGGGAATAAACTTCTCAGCATTATATGCATATTATTTATCAAGCCCAATGAACTGGCTGATTATTTTATGCCCACAGTCACTTATAATTGAGTTTATGACATATATGATTGTTATAAAGATAGGGCTTTGTGGACTTGCCTTTACATATTATTTATCAAAACATGTGACCAATAAAAAATCAGGAATACTGTTTTTTGGAATATTTTATGCACTTTCAGGATATATGGCAGCATACAGCTGGAATATTATGTGGTTAGACTGTATTGCAATATTCCCTATAGTATGTTTGGGCATTGAGAAACTTGTAAAAAAGGGAAATGGTCTTTTATATGCCTTTAGCCTTGGAGTTTGTATATTGTCAAATTATTACATTTCAATAATGATTTGCCTATTTATGGTTATATACTTTATTGTATTACATGTTATTGAAAGAAATAATACATTTAAAAATTTTTTGATATCATCAGTGCAGTTTGGAGTATATTCATTGCTTGCAGGAGGACTTAGTGCAATAGTGCTTCTACCCGAAATATATGCCTTAAAACTTACAGCATCAAGTGATTTTGATTTTCCTACTACATTTAATTCATACTTTTCTATTTATGATATGATTGCCAGACATATGGCAAATGTACAGGTAGAAACAGGACTTGACCATTGGCCAAACATATATTGTGGAGTAGGAGTATTTGTATTTTTTATTCTTTATTTATTGAATAAAAAAATATCCAATAAGGAAAAGGCATCATATGTATCATTACTTGTATTCTTCCTTGCAGGTTTCTCAATTAATGTATTGAACTATATATGGCATGGGCTTCATTATCCAAACTCATTGCCGGCAAGACAGAGCTTTATATATATATTCTTGGTATTATTTATATGTGCAAGAGCTTATGATAATATAAAATCAAATACTACAAAAGATTTAGGAACAGCTTTTGGAATTAGTATGATGTATATTTTACTGGCACAAAAGATAGTTAATAATGAAGATTTTCATTTTGCAGTATTCTATGTTGCAATGTTCTTTACTGGTGTATATTCATTGATTCTATATTTGCATATAAAAAAAAGACTATCTAATGTGAGTCTGTTCTTGATTGCACTTGCTTTTGTAGTTGTAGAGTCAAGTGTAAATACTTCATTAACAAGTGTTACAACTATAAATAGAAGTGATTATATAAAGGACAATAAGGATGTAAGAACATTGTTGTCAAAACTTCCCATGGATGATTTCTATCGTATAGATAAGGTAAATAGAAAAACGAAGGATGACGGAGCATGGATGAACTTTAGAACAGTATCGGTATTCTCATCTACTGCAAATGCTTCAGTTACAGACTTGTTTGAAAAAATAGGAAATGAATCGTCTATGAATGCATATTCTATTACCGGAGAAACGCCACTTATAGATATGTTATTTGCTGTAAAATATGGCATTTATACAGGAGAAAGCAATAATAAAAATATTTCCTTAATAGATGTATCCGGTAACAGCTATTTATATGAAAATCCTTATACATTACCACTTGGATATATGGTTGATGAAAGATTTACAGATCAGTGGAACTTAGAGCTTGGAGATCCTATAGATGTTCAAAATGATTTGGCTGCAGTTTATGGATTACCTGATATATTTGAACAGATTGAAACAATACAAGACTATTCAGCTGTAAACTTTGAGACTGATATTGATGGAGAGTACTATGCATATGTGGGAAATCCAAAAGTTGACGAGGTTGAATTCACTTATGATGATGGGAATAATACTAAATCATTCAAAAATGTGAAGAGACATTATATATTAGAGCTTGGATACCTGGAAGGTGAAAAGAGTGGTAGGATTGTAAATACAGATGGTGATGATTCAATAGATACAAGAGTTTATAGAATAAATTATGATTCATTAAAGAAGCTTTACTATATATTAAATAAGAATCCTTTATATCTTACATATATATCAGATACAAAGCTTGTAGGAAATGTACATACAGTGGAGGGCACCACATTATTTACAACAATTCCATATGAAGAAGGATGGAGTGTATATGTTGACGGTCAAAAAGAAGAGAAGATAAAGCTTTTGGGTGCATTTATAGGAGTTGAACTTGAAAAAGGACAGCATGAGATAGAGTTTAAATATTTGAGTTCGGGTACTTTTTCAGGTATTTTAATAAGTGTATTTTCATTGGCAATATTATTATTGATATACTTATTCATAAAAGTGAAAAATAATGACTTTAAATTGTTTAAACTTAAGAAAGAGCAGGGACTTAGAGAAGATGAAATCGAAGAAATAGATTTGGACAGTGTTAATACTACAAATGATGGAGATGGAGCCAAAGAAATAGATAATGGCAATATTGAAACAGATAATGGCAATATTGAAACTACTGAAGAAGTAAATGATAATAATTCACAGAATGAAACTGTTGATAATAAAACTGTAGATTAG